A DNA window from Anaerocolumna sp. AGMB13020 contains the following coding sequences:
- a CDS encoding flagellar motor protein MotB — MSRRKMDDNEENDAPWLNTFADLMNLLLCFFVLLFAASNVDSDKYQAISDSMSKGIGFFSGINTPIINDDNGNKISHGENDGGYNDSLIPKKESSSEVGSESKSNDQQLTDVEEKLQQRNKEQTMEMYENISNLAEEYDIDNDVVIITDSNYRYVQISISGSILFDSGKAEIKKEAIPLFNKLGDVLQSYKNYHIELEGHTDNRPMRSNAYPDNNWLSSARALNAATYLINEKGMSPDTLSWSGRGEYDPVASNSSEEGRAKNRRVEIKIYNKYN; from the coding sequence TTGAGTAGAAGAAAAATGGATGATAACGAGGAAAATGATGCACCATGGTTAAATACCTTCGCTGATTTAATGAATCTATTACTTTGTTTTTTTGTATTGCTTTTTGCAGCCTCTAATGTTGACTCGGATAAGTATCAAGCTATTTCTGATTCAATGTCAAAGGGAATAGGTTTTTTTTCTGGTATTAATACGCCTATAATAAATGATGATAATGGTAATAAAATATCTCATGGAGAAAATGACGGAGGATATAATGATTCTTTGATACCTAAGAAAGAAAGCTCATCGGAAGTTGGTTCAGAATCAAAATCAAACGATCAGCAACTAACGGATGTAGAAGAAAAATTACAGCAAAGAAATAAAGAACAGACGATGGAAATGTATGAGAATATAAGCAATTTAGCGGAAGAATATGATATTGACAATGACGTTGTGATTATAACGGACTCTAATTATCGCTATGTGCAGATTTCAATAAGTGGATCGATTCTATTCGATTCAGGAAAAGCAGAAATAAAAAAAGAAGCTATTCCACTTTTTAATAAATTAGGTGATGTTTTACAAAGCTATAAAAACTATCACATAGAATTAGAAGGACATACCGATAATAGACCTATGAGAAGTAATGCATATCCGGATAATAATTGGTTGTCTTCTGCCAGAGCTTTAAATGCCGCAACTTATCTTATAAATGAAAAAGGCATGAGTCCTGATACCTTAAGCTGGTCAGGAAGAGGAGAGTATGATCCGGTTGCCAGTAATTCCTCGGAAGAAGGAAGGGCAAAAAACAGGCGTGTTGAAATAAAAATTTATAATAAATATAATTAA
- the fliJ gene encoding flagellar export protein FliJ — MAKFIYKMENILGIKYKMEDQAKTAYGHARRKLMKEEEKLLHLRNLLEEYINRNKESRMKKLDIKKLREYTEAAEAVKKDIKLQELAVKKAEQQVELARQKLNLAMLERKTHEKLKENAKEVFFMELASAERKEVDELVSFKYNNPTN; from the coding sequence ATGGCAAAGTTTATTTATAAGATGGAAAATATCCTGGGCATAAAATATAAAATGGAAGATCAGGCGAAAACAGCATATGGGCACGCCAGAAGAAAACTAATGAAAGAGGAAGAAAAGCTACTTCATTTGAGAAATTTATTAGAGGAATATATAAACAGAAATAAAGAGTCAAGAATGAAGAAGCTTGATATAAAGAAGTTAAGAGAATATACAGAGGCTGCAGAAGCCGTAAAGAAAGACATAAAGCTGCAGGAGCTGGCGGTAAAAAAAGCAGAACAGCAGGTTGAACTTGCAAGGCAAAAATTAAATCTTGCAATGCTGGAAAGAAAAACCCATGAAAAACTGAAGGAAAATGCAAAAGAAGTATTTTTTATGGAACTTGCTTCCGCTGAAAGAAAAGAAGTAGATGAGCTGGTAAGCTTTAAATATAATAATCCTACCAATTAG
- the fliI gene encoding flagellar protein export ATPase FliI produces the protein MSLAALNKYDILLDRTYEKQLGKVVKVVGLTIESIGPKANLNDLCIIVSSDKSQTIMAEVVGFRENRILLMPYDSIEGVGVGSTVESTGRPLNVAVGDDLLGKTLDGLGRTIDKSELKATAEYSVEAQPPDPLMRKIIDEVLPLGVKAVDGMITVGKGQRIGIFAGSGVGKSTLMGMFARNTKADINVIALIGERGREVREFLERDLGEEGMRRSVVVVATSDKPALIRNKAAKTATAIAEYFRDQGKDVLFMMDNLTRFSMAQREIGLASGEPPVSRGYPPSVYSEMPKLLERAGNSDKGSITGLYAVLVDGDDFNEPITDTARGILDGHIMLTRKMANKNHYPAIDVLQSISRVMSAVATSEHKEAAGKLKNVLATYTEAEDLINIGAYKNGSNKNIDYAITKIEAVNNFLRQGVHEKFDFGTITEELLSLFED, from the coding sequence ATGAGTTTAGCTGCTTTAAATAAATATGATATTTTGTTGGATAGAACTTATGAGAAGCAACTGGGTAAAGTCGTTAAAGTGGTAGGTCTTACCATTGAATCCATCGGACCGAAAGCGAATTTAAATGACCTTTGTATCATCGTTTCCTCCGATAAATCTCAGACCATTATGGCGGAGGTGGTAGGGTTTCGTGAAAACCGTATTCTGCTTATGCCTTATGACAGCATCGAAGGGGTAGGTGTCGGCAGCACGGTTGAGTCTACGGGCAGACCGTTAAATGTAGCAGTCGGCGATGACCTGCTTGGTAAGACACTGGATGGTTTGGGGAGAACCATTGATAAGTCGGAACTGAAAGCAACGGCAGAGTATTCGGTTGAAGCCCAGCCTCCGGACCCGTTAATGCGTAAGATCATAGATGAGGTATTGCCCTTAGGGGTAAAGGCAGTAGATGGTATGATAACTGTCGGAAAAGGACAAAGAATAGGAATCTTTGCCGGTAGCGGTGTTGGTAAGAGTACGCTTATGGGTATGTTTGCCAGAAATACAAAGGCGGATATTAATGTAATAGCCCTTATCGGTGAGCGAGGCAGGGAAGTAAGAGAGTTTTTGGAGAGAGATTTGGGAGAAGAAGGTATGCGGCGCTCGGTAGTTGTGGTAGCTACTTCCGATAAACCGGCTCTTATCAGAAACAAAGCAGCGAAAACAGCAACAGCTATTGCAGAATATTTCAGAGACCAGGGGAAAGATGTTCTCTTTATGATGGATAACCTTACAAGGTTTTCCATGGCTCAGCGTGAAATTGGTCTTGCCTCCGGTGAACCGCCTGTATCAAGAGGGTATCCACCAAGTGTTTACTCGGAAATGCCTAAATTATTAGAACGGGCAGGGAACTCGGACAAGGGTTCTATTACAGGCTTATATGCAGTTTTGGTAGATGGTGACGATTTCAACGAACCTATCACTGATACTGCCAGAGGTATACTTGATGGTCATATTATGCTGACCAGAAAAATGGCCAACAAGAATCATTATCCGGCCATAGATGTCCTGCAGAGTATTTCCCGTGTTATGTCAGCAGTAGCAACTTCAGAGCATAAAGAAGCGGCAGGTAAGTTGAAGAATGTTCTGGCTACCTATACAGAAGCAGAAGATCTCATAAATATAGGTGCTTATAAAAACGGCTCAAATAAAAATATAGATTATGCAATTACAAAGATAGAAGCGGTAAATAACTTTCTAAGACAGGGTGTTCATGAGAAATTTGATTTTGGCACGATAACAGAGGAGCTTCTAAGCTTATTTGAAGATTAG
- a CDS encoding flagellar hook capping FlgD N-terminal domain-containing protein codes for MSVLGVSNGKVVDSSASTTTNTTGTSSLDKNAFLQLLVTQMKYQDPLNPSTDTQFVQQLATFSQLEQMQNLNLTTTNNQAFGLVGMEVEVSTKDSAGKVTTKTGTVDYVVMSNGTAKLAIDGNLYTLDQVTTVLDSNYVFEKGLPYVTKNVDTTFDKEKPEDVTFTVNLGSGKTVATDVAVIINNTVVDSKYVKLDGTKVIISKEALEKLENGTYKPTIMFNDANYTVVSNQISITVKGTVAEEPDKTEDGDGSGDEGDGSEDTGKTGTED; via the coding sequence ATGAGCGTTCTCGGAGTATCAAATGGTAAAGTTGTTGATTCAAGTGCATCGACAACAACGAATACAACAGGAACTTCATCACTGGACAAAAATGCATTTTTACAGCTTTTAGTTACCCAGATGAAGTATCAGGATCCTTTGAATCCAAGTACGGATACGCAGTTTGTTCAACAGCTGGCTACTTTCTCACAGTTGGAGCAGATGCAGAATCTTAACCTTACGACTACCAACAATCAGGCTTTTGGTCTGGTGGGTATGGAAGTTGAGGTCAGTACAAAAGATTCCGCCGGAAAAGTTACCACAAAAACCGGTACAGTGGATTATGTAGTCATGAGCAATGGAACTGCAAAACTTGCGATTGATGGAAATTTATATACTCTTGATCAGGTTACAACAGTTCTTGACAGTAATTATGTGTTTGAAAAAGGGCTTCCCTATGTTACGAAAAATGTTGATACAACTTTTGATAAAGAGAAACCGGAAGATGTAACCTTTACAGTAAATTTAGGCTCCGGTAAAACTGTTGCAACAGATGTTGCGGTAATCATTAATAATACAGTTGTTGATTCTAAATATGTAAAGTTAGACGGAACGAAAGTAATAATCAGCAAGGAAGCATTAGAAAAGCTGGAAAACGGTACTTATAAACCTACCATTATGTTTAATGATGCGAACTACACAGTAGTGTCAAATCAGATTTCGATAACGGTTAAAGGAACTGTAGCAGAAGAGCCTGATAAAACCGAGGATGGAGATGGTTCCGGAGATGAAGGAGATGGCTCTGAGGATACAGGAAAGACCGGTACAGAAGATTAA
- a CDS encoding flagellar hook-length control protein FliK: MMQNVKASLTQIFAGTSSGSSVNNISKTSQKSFDDIITGSLKNNKDKLVSNGPNERSAAVKESSASLSDSKQPKKVLNQANKVSGNEASNNTITPNTEDAAQSVNQPEDAVEADNGNTDAANLLNLQNLGLTSIEDILNAIKSSIQKKLGISEEDMNKALEALGFTPLNLLDVNNLKQFLLQVSNNDDSMAFLTNEDLGNNLKELLKVCDTIKEQFSISKEQIPLLTQQAAEMNTVNSTMKTNTAEVNSTGQEAFDITVVKSMNSEAAVSSEGSKKSGDGKAEHNLSASELMIQNLAVNTATQDVAFNDQLARTQQIREITSQILEAIRINIKPEQTSMELQLNPENLGRINLTVVAKDGILTAKFVTGTETAKEAIESQLQVFKENLNNQGLKVENVEVTVSYSALDRKSQEFSEGGGKEDQNKQKNKLFKDINQLNDTFSDIDETETAGINDLDENTSSINYTV; encoded by the coding sequence ATGATGCAAAATGTGAAAGCAAGCCTAACACAAATATTTGCAGGTACAAGCAGCGGAAGTTCGGTTAATAATATTTCAAAAACCAGTCAGAAATCCTTTGATGATATAATTACAGGAAGCTTGAAGAACAATAAGGATAAGCTGGTGAGTAATGGACCGAATGAAAGGTCTGCTGCTGTAAAAGAATCGTCAGCTTCGTTGTCAGATAGTAAACAACCTAAAAAAGTATTGAATCAGGCGAATAAAGTATCGGGTAATGAAGCATCCAATAATACCATTACCCCAAATACGGAAGATGCAGCTCAAAGTGTAAATCAGCCTGAAGATGCTGTGGAAGCTGACAATGGAAATACAGATGCAGCAAATTTATTAAATCTTCAAAATTTAGGACTGACAAGTATTGAAGATATTTTGAATGCAATAAAAAGCAGCATCCAGAAAAAGTTGGGTATTTCAGAAGAAGATATGAACAAAGCGCTGGAAGCCCTGGGATTTACTCCGTTAAATCTGCTGGATGTAAATAATCTGAAGCAATTTCTCTTACAGGTAAGCAACAATGATGATAGTATGGCTTTTTTGACCAATGAAGATTTGGGTAATAACTTAAAAGAGCTGTTAAAGGTTTGCGATACCATCAAAGAACAATTTTCTATCTCGAAAGAGCAGATTCCCCTCTTAACACAACAAGCAGCGGAGATGAATACGGTTAATAGTACTATGAAAACGAACACTGCTGAAGTAAATTCTACAGGCCAGGAAGCGTTTGATATTACAGTCGTTAAGTCAATGAATTCAGAAGCTGCTGTGAGTTCAGAGGGCAGTAAAAAATCCGGTGATGGGAAAGCGGAGCATAATCTGTCGGCTTCAGAACTTATGATTCAAAATCTTGCTGTTAATACTGCTACACAAGATGTCGCTTTCAATGATCAGCTTGCCAGAACGCAGCAAATCAGAGAAATAACCAGTCAGATCTTAGAAGCTATCCGGATTAATATTAAACCTGAACAGACTTCTATGGAACTTCAATTAAATCCTGAAAATCTTGGACGAATCAACCTTACGGTAGTGGCAAAAGACGGAATTCTTACGGCTAAGTTTGTAACTGGAACGGAAACCGCAAAAGAAGCAATTGAGAGCCAGTTGCAGGTATTTAAAGAAAATTTAAATAACCAGGGTCTGAAAGTGGAAAATGTAGAAGTTACGGTATCTTATTCTGCCCTTGACCGTAAGAGTCAGGAATTTAGTGAGGGCGGCGGCAAAGAAGACCAGAACAAGCAAAAGAATAAGTTGTTCAAAGATATCAATCAGCTAAATGATACATTTTCTGATATTGATGAGACAGAAACCGCAGGAATTAATGATCTGGATGAAAATACAAGCAGCATTAATTATACCGTATAA
- the fliG gene encoding flagellar motor switch protein FliG, translating to MSKNLEISGVQKAAVLLISLGPEKSASIFKHLKEDEIEQLTLEIANTRSVNPSTKEQVLDEFYEICLAQQYIAEGGIAYAKELLEKALGEDKAKDVIGKLTASLQVRPFEFVRKADASQMLNFIQDEHPQTIALILSYLSSSQASAIISALAPDKQADVAKRIAQMDRTSPDVIKEVERVLERKLSSLVNQDYTIVGGVDSIVSILNTVDRGTEKHIMETLEIEEPELADEIRRKMFVFEDILTLDDRSIQRVLREVDNNELAVALKASNEEVQNVVFNNLSKRLAAMIREDMEFMGPVRLKDVEEAQQKIVNIIRKLEDSAEIIISRGGGDEIVV from the coding sequence ATGTCAAAGAATTTAGAAATATCAGGCGTACAAAAAGCTGCAGTTCTCCTTATATCCTTAGGACCTGAGAAATCAGCAAGTATCTTTAAGCATTTAAAAGAAGATGAAATAGAGCAGTTAACACTGGAAATTGCAAATACCAGAAGTGTAAACCCTTCAACCAAGGAACAGGTGCTTGATGAATTTTATGAAATCTGTTTAGCACAGCAATATATTGCAGAAGGCGGTATTGCTTATGCAAAAGAACTGCTGGAAAAAGCACTTGGAGAAGACAAAGCAAAGGATGTTATTGGCAAGCTGACAGCCTCCTTGCAGGTTAGACCTTTTGAATTTGTCAGAAAAGCAGATGCAAGTCAGATGCTTAACTTTATTCAGGATGAGCATCCTCAGACCATAGCATTAATCCTTTCTTATCTATCCTCCAGTCAGGCTTCGGCTATTATTTCGGCACTTGCACCTGATAAGCAGGCCGATGTGGCAAAACGTATAGCGCAGATGGATCGTACCTCACCTGATGTAATCAAGGAAGTGGAAAGAGTACTGGAACGTAAATTATCCTCACTTGTCAATCAGGATTACACCATTGTCGGTGGTGTTGATTCTATCGTATCAATCTTAAATACTGTTGACAGAGGAACAGAGAAACACATTATGGAAACTCTGGAAATTGAAGAGCCTGAATTAGCGGATGAAATCAGAAGAAAGATGTTTGTATTTGAAGATATTCTTACGCTGGATGATCGTTCCATTCAGAGAGTTCTCCGTGAGGTTGATAATAATGAATTGGCAGTTGCCTTAAAAGCTTCCAATGAAGAAGTGCAGAATGTTGTATTTAATAACCTGTCAAAACGTCTTGCTGCAATGATCAGAGAGGATATGGAATTCATGGGTCCTGTACGTCTGAAAGATGTTGAAGAAGCGCAGCAGAAGATTGTTAATATTATTAGAAAGTTGGAGGACTCCGCTGAGATTATCATTTCCAGGGGTGGAGGTGATGAGATAGTTGTCTAA
- a CDS encoding MotE family protein, whose translation MAKKNEGAEGSEKERSIGSRIIVALIVFSVILIWLVVFALLVKLDVNGLGSSVLRPLIKDIPVVNKILPEVTEEQMAYENDYPYTSLEEAIDRIKELEGEVEELTGSKEASDKTITDQQAEIEKLKVYEADQEAFEARVKEFDEKVVFADQAPSIEEYKAYYESIDPANAEEIYRQVVEQLQYSEAIKEKAEIYRKMKPDAAAKILETMTADIDTVAQMLLSMRASESSSILAAMDTTAAAKITKKMIDMDAQLAGDN comes from the coding sequence ATGGCAAAGAAAAACGAAGGGGCAGAAGGCTCCGAGAAGGAAAGAAGTATCGGTAGCAGAATAATCGTTGCCTTAATAGTATTTTCTGTAATTTTAATATGGCTGGTTGTATTTGCTCTTTTGGTTAAATTAGATGTTAATGGGCTTGGTTCCTCTGTCCTCAGACCGTTAATCAAAGATATACCTGTTGTTAACAAGATTCTTCCTGAGGTTACAGAAGAGCAGATGGCATATGAAAATGATTACCCATATACCTCTTTAGAAGAGGCAATCGACAGAATCAAAGAATTAGAGGGTGAGGTCGAAGAGCTGACTGGAAGCAAAGAAGCATCTGATAAGACGATAACCGACCAGCAGGCTGAAATTGAAAAACTCAAAGTCTATGAAGCAGACCAAGAGGCCTTTGAAGCCAGGGTGAAGGAATTTGATGAAAAAGTAGTATTTGCCGATCAGGCACCCAGTATAGAAGAGTATAAAGCTTATTATGAAAGCATAGATCCCGCCAATGCGGAAGAAATCTACAGACAGGTTGTAGAGCAGCTGCAGTATTCAGAAGCGATTAAAGAAAAGGCTGAGATATACAGAAAAATGAAACCAGATGCAGCAGCGAAGATCTTAGAAACTATGACAGCAGATATTGATACAGTGGCACAAATGTTATTAAGTATGAGAGCTTCAGAAAGCTCGTCCATACTAGCTGCTATGGACACAACAGCTGCAGCAAAGATTACCAAGAAAATGATAGATATGGATGCGCAGCTGGCAGGTGATAATTAG
- a CDS encoding TIGR02530 family flagellar biosynthesis protein, which translates to MNQISQTKYSSIEQMTGQLLKGRPVKQSNQQDTKVSFQKILESQYVEQNAGLKFSKHANERLQSRNIDLSEEQLEKLTAGTKKAQEKGISESLVVVDNIAFIVNVKNSTVITALDEGEDKIFTNIDGAVIM; encoded by the coding sequence ATGAATCAAATATCACAAACGAAATACTCTTCCATCGAGCAAATGACAGGACAACTGCTGAAAGGCAGACCGGTTAAGCAATCAAATCAACAAGATACGAAGGTTTCTTTTCAAAAGATTCTGGAAAGCCAGTATGTTGAACAAAATGCCGGTTTAAAATTTTCCAAGCATGCAAATGAAAGACTGCAGAGCAGAAATATTGATTTGTCCGAGGAGCAGCTTGAAAAACTGACAGCTGGTACAAAGAAAGCACAAGAAAAAGGAATCTCAGAATCCCTGGTAGTAGTTGATAATATCGCTTTCATTGTTAACGTAAAGAACAGTACTGTCATAACCGCACTTGATGAAGGAGAGGATAAGATATTTACTAATATAGACGGTGCCGTAATTATGTAA
- a CDS encoding FliH/SctL family protein has product MSNLIKSRYVALTGENKFVVDSNERSEEFRIINFANRPQVQIVKKEETAATAEGFVLGIDAPVIEEEEPRLSEEELRIRLEDMIAKAEEEAALIRRTAEEESRAYSKKLFEEAEKNGYEAGLQRGMQEAFIKQKEYEEQKRKLLVEYEEKAASLEPEFAGIMARLIEKVTGVSVEDKTGVITHLLHRAILHGDNSKFYHIKVSKEDYEEVLAFKPKLLEIVSESIELDIAVDKNLLKNQCIIDMETGIVDCSLDTQLENLRKDIILLSNDNL; this is encoded by the coding sequence TTGTCTAATCTTATAAAATCCAGATATGTAGCATTAACCGGAGAAAATAAGTTTGTTGTGGATTCCAATGAAAGAAGTGAAGAATTCCGCATTATCAATTTTGCAAACAGACCGCAGGTACAGATTGTTAAGAAAGAAGAAACTGCTGCCACTGCTGAAGGTTTCGTACTTGGAATAGATGCACCCGTAATTGAAGAGGAAGAACCCAGGTTAAGTGAAGAAGAGCTTAGAATCCGGTTGGAGGATATGATCGCCAAGGCAGAAGAAGAAGCAGCCCTGATTCGTAGGACCGCAGAAGAAGAAAGCAGAGCCTATAGTAAAAAACTATTTGAGGAAGCTGAAAAAAACGGCTATGAAGCAGGACTTCAAAGAGGAATGCAGGAAGCTTTCATAAAGCAGAAGGAATACGAAGAGCAAAAGAGAAAACTTCTTGTTGAATATGAAGAAAAGGCTGCTTCTCTGGAGCCGGAATTTGCCGGTATTATGGCAAGGTTAATCGAAAAAGTAACCGGTGTATCTGTTGAAGATAAAACAGGAGTGATAACACATTTACTGCACCGGGCAATATTACATGGAGATAACAGTAAGTTCTATCATATAAAGGTATCAAAAGAGGATTATGAAGAGGTTTTGGCCTTTAAACCAAAATTGCTTGAAATTGTCAGCGAAAGCATTGAACTGGATATCGCGGTTGACAAGAACCTCTTAAAGAACCAGTGTATCATAGATATGGAAACCGGTATTGTGGATTGCAGTCTTGATACACAGTTAGAGAATCTGAGAAAAGATATTATATTACTTTCAAATGACAATCTATAA
- a CDS encoding motility protein A: MNLSSIIGLMTGIFLVVFGIAFNQTTMSVQFGTLGNFFDIPSIIITIGGTFTTLLTMEKSLQNYWGKLKSIGLIFKNPSNNVNETIARIIELSNTARKEGLLSLEESTANLGDEFLKRGIMLIVDGTDPELVRKILDTELSYIESRHNETITFWKRVASMGPAWGMIGTLIGLVNMLKNMSDASSIGGDMAVALITTFYGSVIANLLGIPIANKLKLLHDAEIQEKELMVEGILSIQAGENPSIIEEKLKSFIRPSLRKAGENDVRGEVIE; encoded by the coding sequence TTGAATTTATCATCCATTATAGGTTTGATGACAGGTATATTTTTGGTAGTTTTTGGTATTGCTTTTAATCAAACTACAATGAGTGTGCAATTTGGAACATTAGGTAATTTCTTTGATATTCCATCGATTATCATTACAATAGGTGGTACATTTACAACATTGCTGACAATGGAGAAAAGCCTGCAAAATTATTGGGGTAAATTGAAATCTATTGGTTTGATATTTAAAAACCCTTCGAATAATGTAAATGAAACAATTGCTCGTATTATTGAATTATCAAACACGGCAAGAAAAGAAGGATTATTATCACTGGAAGAATCAACTGCAAATTTAGGTGATGAATTCTTGAAAAGAGGAATCATGTTGATTGTAGATGGAACGGATCCTGAACTTGTTCGTAAAATACTAGATACTGAATTAAGCTATATAGAATCACGGCACAATGAAACAATTACCTTTTGGAAAAGAGTTGCTTCTATGGGTCCAGCTTGGGGTATGATTGGTACATTAATTGGACTCGTTAATATGTTAAAAAACATGTCAGATGCATCGAGTATAGGTGGTGATATGGCAGTGGCATTAATTACAACTTTTTATGGTTCAGTAATAGCAAATTTATTAGGTATCCCAATTGCCAATAAGTTAAAACTACTTCATGATGCTGAAATACAGGAAAAAGAGTTGATGGTAGAAGGAATACTGAGTATTCAAGCAGGAGAAAATCCATCTATTATAGAAGAAAAACTAAAATCCTTTATTAGACCCTCATTGCGTAAGGCAGGGGAAAATGATGTGAGGGGTGAAGTGATTGAGTAG
- a CDS encoding flagellar FlbD family protein: MINVTKLSGVEITLNCDLIETIEEVPETVITLNNGKKILVKESRQDVTNLIKYYKKELFSQYISLDEAKKD; encoded by the coding sequence ATGATTAATGTTACCAAATTAAGCGGTGTCGAAATCACACTGAACTGCGACTTAATCGAGACAATTGAAGAAGTACCGGAAACGGTTATTACACTTAACAATGGGAAAAAAATACTGGTAAAAGAGAGTAGACAAGATGTGACGAATCTTATAAAATATTACAAGAAAGAACTTTTTTCCCAATATATTTCCCTGGATGAGGCGAAAAAAGACTAA
- a CDS encoding flagellar hook protein FlgE: protein MMRSLYSGISGLSVHQTKMDVIGNNIANVNTVGFKGSKVSFSDVFYQTIQSATGPNETTGAAGQNAMQIGLGSTVSSIVSSPSKTGGAQRTDNPFDIMINGDSFFVVNQGGTNYFTKAGNFKIDGSGTLATTSGGTVMGWQVDPNDPTKTVADVVSPLRIMSPENLYSPPVATTAVTISGNIDSKDTQLAIGGSGKTVNISFYDSLGQEYNATVKLMHNTTGTAPNLTDVDNQYTVQLMDVLDSNGKSIYKTGSGTAADPYKETSVKPISFGGIDYTLDTATGKLTTTGALPVITFNANTGKFVSAIGAGTDNGTGTDSNKSLNFSITDTSAAGSPFHNITVDLSSITTFGGTGKTALDFTPGDLDNKGGGRKAGNMSGLSVDTSGKIYGSYDNGDSRLLGQIAVASFSNPAGLEAVGGNLFAQTQNSGKFDGIGKDVSSDGGSFTTGVLEMSNVDLASEFTEMITTQRGFQANSRVITTSDTLLEELINLKR, encoded by the coding sequence ATGATGAGATCATTGTATTCCGGTATTTCCGGATTAAGTGTTCACCAGACGAAGATGGATGTTATCGGTAATAATATTGCCAACGTAAATACCGTTGGTTTTAAGGGCAGCAAAGTATCTTTTTCTGATGTATTCTATCAGACGATTCAAAGTGCTACAGGCCCTAATGAGACAACAGGTGCTGCCGGACAGAACGCCATGCAGATCGGTTTAGGCAGTACCGTTTCTTCTATTGTTTCATCGCCTAGTAAAACAGGTGGTGCACAAAGAACAGACAATCCCTTTGATATTATGATAAACGGAGATTCTTTCTTTGTTGTAAATCAAGGTGGTACAAATTATTTTACAAAAGCTGGTAACTTCAAGATTGATGGTAGTGGTACACTCGCTACCACAAGTGGTGGTACGGTAATGGGCTGGCAGGTTGATCCCAACGATCCGACAAAAACAGTAGCAGATGTAGTTTCACCTCTGAGAATTATGTCCCCTGAGAACTTGTATTCACCACCAGTTGCAACTACAGCGGTGACTATAAGCGGTAATATTGATAGTAAAGATACACAGCTTGCTATTGGTGGCAGTGGAAAGACAGTAAATATATCTTTTTACGATAGTTTGGGACAGGAATATAATGCAACAGTAAAATTGATGCACAATACTACTGGTACAGCACCAAATTTGACAGATGTTGATAATCAATATACAGTACAGCTTATGGATGTGTTGGATTCAAATGGAAAGAGTATCTACAAAACTGGATCTGGCACTGCTGCAGATCCCTATAAAGAGACATCAGTAAAACCTATAAGTTTTGGCGGTATCGATTACACACTGGATACAGCAACCGGAAAGCTTACTACAACCGGTGCCTTGCCGGTAATTACATTTAATGCCAATACCGGTAAATTTGTCAGTGCCATAGGTGCAGGAACAGATAATGGTACTGGAACTGACAGCAATAAGAGTCTGAATTTTTCTATTACTGATACATCCGCAGCAGGAAGCCCCTTCCATAATATAACGGTAGACTTGTCATCGATTACCACGTTTGGAGGAACTGGAAAGACTGCTCTTGACTTTACACCTGGTGACCTTGACAATAAAGGAGGTGGACGTAAAGCTGGTAATATGTCTGGACTCAGCGTTGACACTTCCGGTAAGATCTATGGTTCTTATGATAATGGTGATAGCAGGCTGTTAGGTCAAATAGCTGTTGCATCCTTTTCAAATCCGGCTGGTCTTGAAGCGGTTGGAGGAAATTTATTTGCACAAACACAGAACTCAGGTAAGTTTGATGGAATCGGTAAGGATGTATCAAGTGACGGCGGCAGCTTTACCACCGGTGTTCTTGAAATGTCCAATGTAGACCTGGCATCTGAGTTTACGGAAATGATAACAACTCAGAGAGGTTTCCAGGCAAATTCAAGAGTTATTACAACTTCAGATACTTTATTAGAGGAATTGATTAATCTCAAGCGTTAA